The following coding sequences lie in one Saccopteryx bilineata isolate mSacBil1 chromosome 5, mSacBil1_pri_phased_curated, whole genome shotgun sequence genomic window:
- the NAA11 gene encoding N-alpha-acetyltransferase 11, with protein sequence MNIRNAGPEDLLNMQHCNLLCLPENYQMKYYFYHGLSWPQLSYIAEDEDGKIVGYILAKMEEDPEDVPHGHITSLAVKRSHRRLGLAQKLMDQASRAMIENFSARYVSLHVRKSNRAALHLYSVTLNFQISEVERRYYADGEDAYAMKRDLSQMARELRRPSELKKSGYMLLGSRENRETQGNTFPRPEEAGPRKKNLAADTDGSDCKECSKPTETTRVQHSPEDSDSAY encoded by the coding sequence ATGAACATTCGCAATGCTGGCCCAGAGGACTTGTTGAACATGCAACACTGCAACCTCCTCTGCCTGCCCGAGAACTACCAAATGAAATACTATTTCTACCATGGCCTCTCCTGGCCTCAGCTCTCTTACATCGCTGAGGACGAGGACGGGAAGATTGTGGGTTACATCCTCGCCAAAATGGAGGAGGATCCAGAAGATGTCCCGCATGGGCACATCACCTCCCTGGCAGTGAAGCGCTCACACCGGCGCCTCGGCCTGGCCCAGAAGCTCATGGACCAGGCCTCCCGGGCCATGATCGAGAATTTCAGTGCCAGGTACGTGTCCCTGCACGTCAGGAAGAGTAACCGGGCCGCCCTGCATCTCTATTCTGTCACCCTCAACTTCCAGATCAGTGAGGTGGAGCGCAGATACTATGCGGATGGAGAAGATGCTTACGCCATGAAGCGGGACCTCTCACAGATGGCCAGAGAGCTGAGACGGCCGTCAGAGCTGAAGAAGAGCGGCTATATGCTGCTGGGCTCCAGGGAGAACCGGGAGACCCAGGGCAACACATTTCCTCGTCCCGAAGAAGCCGGCCCGCGGAAGAAGAACCTGGCCGCTGACACTGATGGCAGTGACTGCAAGGAATGCAGCAAGCCCACGGAGACCACCCGTGTCCAGCACAGCCCAGAAGACTCAGATTCTGCCTACTAG